From a single Nicotiana tomentosiformis chromosome 2, ASM39032v3, whole genome shotgun sequence genomic region:
- the LOC138905635 gene encoding uncharacterized mitochondrial protein AtMg00860-like — protein sequence MKEGYEHKTAFKTRHGLWEFTVMPFGLTNAPTTFQALMQSIFGPYLRKFVLVYFDDILVYSLSLAQHLEHLLIVFKVLEANQLFSKRSKCSFAQPKVEYLDHVINGEGLSTDMAKIEAMISWPKPVCIKSFREFLGLTGYYRRFIKNYAIISKPLTLLLKKGGFVWNEGADKAFEALKLAMT from the coding sequence ATGAAGGAAGGTTATGAACACAAGACGGCTTTTAAAACACGTCATGGGTTGTGGGAATTCactgtgatgccttttgggctcaCTAACGCACCAACAACTTTTCAAGCACTAATGCAAAGCATTTTCGGCCCTTACTTAAGGAAATTTGTGCTTGTATATTTTGATGACATCCTCGTATATAGCTTATCATTGGCACAACACTTGGAACATCTACTTATTGTGTTTAAAGTATTGGAAGCAAATCAATTGTTTTCCAAACGGTCAAAATGCAGTTTCGCTCAACCCAAGGTTGAGTATTTGGATCATGTCATTAATGGAGAAGGTCTGAGCACAGATATGGCTAAGATTGAGGCGATGATAAGCTGGCCCAAACCTGTGTGCATTAAGAGTTTTCGTGAATTTCTTGGATTAACGGGATACTACCGAAGGTTCAttaaaaattatgcaattatCAGTAAGCCATTGACGTTACTATTAAAGAAAGGAGGTTTTGTTTGGAACGAAGGAGCAGATAAAGCTTTTGAGGCTTTAAAGTTAGCTATGACCTAA